A single genomic interval of Pseudodesulfovibrio sp. S3 harbors:
- the infB gene encoding translation initiation factor IF-2 yields MTAKVRVEDLAAELNLSNKEIIQQLREIGVQAKSQKTVVEDEDVDRLKAELKNGGPSTKEVRRVGDSGVIIRRRGKKTRTSSKEEESALVEETVEETVEVAQEPEVAVETAAPEEKTEEIKPAKKKAPKQAKPQVKVIRPAVVEEPVVEPVVEETVAVEASVKDAVVEEAAPEPVPAEPVVAPEAEDKAESASATPTVKAEKEAASEGPVTEETATAEPKKKKKKKKEPEAPKVKIISMPTEAEVQAREAAKLATPERRPSPRPAGRPGPGRPGPGRPAPGRPAPGHVRPGPGQTADPVPDPNASDGRSKKKKGKKDRRVVEFATGGNKDHTNKIYNDNFSQGKGRKKKGRKGQMMQADQAQAQPMKAAKRKIKFDETIRLADMAHQMGIKAQDLIKALFGMGVLATINQSLDLDTASLLASEFGYEVENVSFDEQEFLTPIESDKAEDLKPRPPVVTIMGHVDHGKTSLLDAIRLSNVTDGEAGGITQHIGAYHVQTDRGEVVFLDTPGHEAFTTMRMRGAQVTDIVILVVAADDGVMDQTREAISHSKAAGVPIVVAVNKMDKEGANPDNVKRELAELGLSAEDWGGETIFAYVSAKQKTGLDELLEMVLLQAEVLELKANPDKHARGHIVEARLDKGRGPVGTMLISEGTLNQGDSFVSGVHFGKVRAMFNDQGKKIKSAGPAMPVEIQGFDGLPEAGDELFVVDDEKVARRIAQSRAMKKREKILSSKTKVTLESFLASKPNDEAQSLNLVLKADVQGSLEAVTEALNKLSTDEVRINVVHGGAGAITESDILLAGASEAIILGFNVRPNLKVKQIAEQEGVEVRFYDIIYKLVQEVKDAMSGMLTPDIEEVYLGQTDVRATFSVPKIGLVAGCFVVDGKITRGAKARLLRDGVVIYTGHIASLRREKDDVREVAKGYECGIGLEKFNDVKVGDSIEAFETKEVARTID; encoded by the coding sequence ATGACGGCAAAGGTTCGGGTAGAAGACTTGGCTGCTGAGCTGAATCTCAGCAACAAGGAGATCATTCAGCAGCTTCGCGAGATCGGCGTTCAGGCGAAAAGCCAGAAGACCGTTGTGGAAGACGAAGATGTGGACCGCCTCAAGGCGGAATTGAAAAATGGCGGCCCAAGCACAAAAGAAGTCCGTCGTGTTGGCGACTCAGGCGTCATCATCCGACGCAGGGGCAAAAAGACACGGACGTCCTCGAAAGAGGAAGAGAGTGCTTTGGTTGAAGAAACGGTCGAGGAAACGGTAGAGGTTGCCCAAGAGCCTGAGGTCGCGGTTGAAACCGCAGCCCCCGAAGAAAAGACCGAAGAAATCAAGCCCGCCAAGAAAAAAGCCCCCAAGCAGGCCAAACCCCAGGTCAAGGTTATCAGACCTGCCGTGGTGGAAGAACCTGTGGTGGAGCCTGTTGTCGAAGAAACCGTGGCCGTAGAAGCTTCGGTCAAGGACGCAGTGGTTGAAGAGGCCGCCCCCGAACCCGTGCCTGCAGAACCCGTAGTCGCTCCTGAAGCTGAAGACAAAGCCGAATCTGCGTCCGCCACTCCGACCGTCAAGGCCGAAAAAGAAGCAGCTTCGGAAGGGCCTGTCACTGAAGAGACAGCCACAGCCGAACCCAAGAAGAAGAAAAAGAAAAAGAAAGAGCCCGAAGCTCCCAAAGTCAAGATCATTTCCATGCCCACTGAGGCAGAGGTTCAGGCCCGCGAGGCTGCCAAACTGGCAACCCCCGAGCGTCGTCCGAGCCCCAGGCCCGCAGGCCGTCCCGGTCCTGGCCGCCCAGGTCCCGGCCGTCCCGCACCCGGACGTCCGGCCCCAGGTCACGTCCGCCCCGGCCCAGGCCAAACCGCTGATCCCGTTCCCGACCCCAACGCTTCCGATGGCCGCAGCAAGAAGAAAAAGGGCAAGAAGGATCGCCGCGTGGTTGAATTTGCCACGGGTGGAAACAAGGATCATACCAACAAGATTTACAACGACAACTTCTCTCAGGGCAAAGGCCGGAAGAAGAAGGGTCGCAAGGGACAGATGATGCAGGCCGATCAGGCCCAGGCACAGCCCATGAAGGCGGCAAAGCGCAAGATCAAGTTCGACGAAACCATTCGTTTGGCTGACATGGCTCATCAGATGGGTATCAAGGCTCAGGACCTGATCAAGGCATTGTTCGGCATGGGCGTATTGGCGACCATCAACCAATCCCTCGACCTCGACACCGCCAGCCTGCTCGCAAGCGAGTTCGGCTATGAGGTGGAGAACGTCTCCTTCGATGAGCAGGAATTCCTGACTCCCATTGAATCGGACAAGGCAGAAGACCTCAAGCCGCGCCCCCCGGTCGTGACCATCATGGGCCACGTCGACCACGGCAAGACCTCCCTGCTCGACGCCATCCGGCTCTCCAACGTCACTGACGGCGAAGCCGGCGGCATCACCCAGCACATCGGTGCCTACCACGTCCAAACGGACCGTGGCGAAGTCGTGTTCCTGGATACTCCGGGCCACGAAGCCTTTACCACCATGCGTATGCGTGGTGCACAGGTGACGGACATCGTCATTCTGGTCGTGGCAGCCGATGACGGCGTCATGGACCAGACCCGTGAGGCCATCAGCCACTCAAAGGCGGCCGGCGTTCCCATCGTTGTTGCCGTCAACAAGATGGACAAGGAAGGTGCCAACCCCGACAACGTCAAACGCGAACTGGCCGAACTGGGGCTTTCCGCCGAAGACTGGGGTGGCGAAACCATCTTTGCCTACGTTTCCGCAAAGCAGAAGACCGGCCTGGATGAGCTGCTCGAAATGGTCCTGCTCCAGGCCGAAGTCCTGGAACTCAAGGCCAACCCGGACAAGCACGCCCGAGGCCATATTGTCGAAGCACGCCTGGACAAGGGCCGTGGCCCGGTGGGCACCATGCTCATTTCCGAAGGTACCCTCAACCAGGGAGACAGCTTCGTATCCGGTGTGCACTTCGGCAAGGTTCGCGCCATGTTCAACGACCAGGGCAAGAAGATCAAATCTGCCGGACCGGCCATGCCGGTGGAAATCCAGGGCTTTGACGGCCTGCCCGAGGCTGGTGACGAACTGTTCGTGGTGGATGACGAAAAAGTCGCCCGCCGCATCGCCCAGTCGCGTGCCATGAAAAAACGTGAGAAGATTCTCTCCTCCAAGACCAAGGTCACCCTGGAGTCCTTCCTGGCTTCCAAGCCGAACGACGAGGCCCAGAGCTTGAACCTGGTGCTCAAGGCGGACGTGCAGGGTTCTCTCGAGGCCGTGACCGAGGCGCTGAACAAACTCTCCACCGACGAGGTTCGGATCAACGTTGTCCACGGCGGTGCCGGTGCCATCACCGAATCCGACATCCTGCTGGCCGGTGCATCCGAAGCCATCATTCTCGGCTTCAACGTGCGCCCGAACCTGAAGGTCAAGCAGATTGCCGAACAGGAAGGCGTGGAAGTCCGCTTCTACGACATCATCTACAAGCTGGTGCAGGAAGTGAAGGACGCCATGAGCGGCATGCTCACGCCGGACATCGAGGAAGTCTACCTCGGTCAGACGGATGTCCGCGCCACGTTCAGCGTACCCAAAATCGGCCTGGTTGCCGGCTGCTTCGTGGTGGACGGCAAGATCACCCGCGGAGCCAAGGCTCGCCTGCTCCGCGACGGCGTGGTCATCTATACAGGCCACATCGCATCCCTGCGCCGCGAAAAGGACGACGTCCGTGAAGTTGCCAAGGGCTACGAATGCGGCATCGGCCTGGAGAAGTTCAACGACGTCAAGGTGGGTGACTCCATCGAGGCCTTTGAGACCAAGGAAGTCGCCCGCACCATCGACTAA
- a CDS encoding DUF448 domain-containing protein produces the protein MSQADIHEPVRMCVVCRERFPKGELARYVRPEDAIKSDESPIYDPEKDKPGRGYYVCGQARCRERFPKMVMGLMKKRRGD, from the coding sequence ATGAGCCAGGCAGACATTCACGAGCCTGTTCGTATGTGCGTTGTCTGCCGCGAAAGATTCCCCAAGGGGGAACTGGCGCGGTATGTTCGTCCGGAAGATGCAATCAAATCGGATGAAAGTCCGATTTACGACCCGGAGAAAGACAAACCGGGACGCGGATATTATGTATGCGGCCAGGCCCGATGCCGGGAACGATTCCCGAAAATGGTCATGGGCCTGATGAAGAAACGGAGAGGTGATTAG
- the nusA gene encoding transcription termination factor NusA: MSELKKAIDQISKDRGIDRDLLIDTLEEAVRSAVARKYGETMDIEVAFNEELGEIEVFEFKVVVSEVHDPISEISLEDATAHDPNAQLDDEMGFPLKIEDLGRIAAQSAKQVIIQRMRDAEQEIIYEEYKDRVSEIASGIIQRRDRTGWIINLGRTEALLPKDEQIPRERYKRGDRVQAYIIDVLKESRGPQVVVSRSHPEYMIELFKREVPEVADGTVKIMGVSRDPGLRAKVAVMSRDRDVDPVGACVGIRGSRIQNVVQELKGERIDIVVWSPDIAMYAQHALSPALITRITVDDDEESLEVVCPDDQLTLAIGRKGQNVKLAAKLLGWKIDIFTESRYGELNAARKGMDQIASVAEVPMENFFNAGFESIESIVLADDEALLAIKDMTERKIADIRVAINMLAPDLLQSAEEDTVKDQESDTVDTTEEVAEEAEVVETTEEAPVEEETPAEGEESK; this comes from the coding sequence ATGTCGGAGCTGAAAAAAGCCATCGACCAGATAAGCAAAGACAGGGGCATTGACCGTGACCTGTTGATTGATACCCTTGAAGAGGCTGTCCGTTCGGCCGTGGCTCGCAAATACGGCGAAACCATGGATATCGAAGTGGCATTCAACGAGGAACTCGGTGAAATCGAGGTCTTTGAATTCAAGGTAGTCGTATCAGAAGTGCACGATCCCATCAGCGAAATTTCGCTGGAGGACGCCACCGCTCACGATCCCAACGCCCAGTTGGACGACGAAATGGGCTTCCCGCTCAAAATCGAGGATCTTGGCCGCATTGCCGCTCAGAGCGCCAAGCAGGTCATCATCCAACGTATGCGCGATGCAGAACAGGAAATCATTTACGAAGAATACAAGGACCGTGTGTCCGAGATTGCCAGCGGCATCATCCAGCGTCGCGACCGCACCGGCTGGATCATCAACCTCGGTCGTACCGAGGCCCTGCTGCCCAAGGACGAACAGATCCCCAGAGAGCGTTACAAACGCGGTGATCGTGTCCAGGCTTATATAATAGATGTATTGAAGGAATCCCGTGGTCCGCAGGTCGTGGTTTCCAGGTCCCACCCGGAATACATGATCGAACTGTTCAAACGCGAGGTTCCCGAGGTCGCCGACGGCACGGTCAAGATCATGGGAGTTTCCCGCGATCCCGGCCTGCGCGCCAAGGTGGCCGTCATGTCTCGCGACCGTGACGTCGATCCGGTCGGAGCCTGCGTCGGCATCCGTGGCTCCCGCATCCAGAACGTGGTTCAGGAGCTCAAGGGCGAACGCATCGATATCGTTGTCTGGAGTCCTGACATCGCCATGTATGCCCAACACGCCCTGTCCCCGGCCCTGATCACCCGAATCACGGTGGACGACGATGAAGAATCCTTGGAAGTGGTCTGTCCCGACGATCAGCTCACCCTGGCCATCGGCCGCAAGGGGCAGAACGTCAAGCTGGCAGCAAAACTCCTGGGCTGGAAGATAGACATCTTCACCGAATCCCGTTACGGCGAACTCAACGCCGCACGCAAGGGCATGGATCAGATCGCAAGCGTCGCAGAAGTTCCCATGGAAAACTTCTTCAATGCTGGCTTTGAATCCATTGAATCCATTGTACTGGCCGATGACGAGGCCCTCCTCGCCATCAAGGATATGACCGAAAGGAAAATTGCGGACATCCGAGTAGCCATCAACATGCTCGCCCCAGACCTTCTCCAGAGTGCGGAAGAAGACACGGTCAAGGACCAAGAGTCCGACACCGTCGACACGACTGAAGAGGTTGCCGAGGAAGCGGAAGTTGTTGAAACTACGGAAGAAGCACCTGTTGAAGAAGAAACTCCCGCCGAAGGCGAGGAGTCGAAATAA
- the rimP gene encoding ribosome maturation factor RimP: MRQTFEEMLSEMIQPEVENLGYIFWGLTSPASGTKRVVRIYIDGPDGVHIDQCAEVSRQVGLMLEVEELIPGAFTLEVSSPGLERLFFKPDQMRGYMGRTIQVLLFEPQDGCRKFKGELTGVQDNTITLNVDDATLEFDWLTIKKANLVHEF; this comes from the coding sequence ATGCGCCAGACATTCGAAGAAATGTTATCGGAAATGATCCAGCCGGAGGTTGAAAACCTCGGCTATATCTTTTGGGGCCTGACCTCCCCTGCGTCCGGTACGAAGCGTGTTGTTCGCATATACATCGACGGTCCCGACGGCGTGCACATCGACCAATGCGCCGAGGTCAGCCGTCAGGTGGGACTCATGCTCGAAGTAGAAGAACTCATCCCCGGAGCATTCACTCTGGAAGTGTCCTCTCCGGGATTGGAACGGCTTTTTTTCAAGCCGGACCAAATGCGCGGGTATATGGGCCGGACAATCCAGGTCCTGCTCTTCGAGCCGCAGGACGGCTGCCGCAAGTTCAAGGGGGAACTGACCGGTGTTCAAGACAACACCATTACCCTGAACGTAGATGATGCAACTTTGGAATTCGATTGGCTGACCATCAAAAAAGCCAATCTGGTCCACGAATTTTAG